The Bacteroidota bacterium DNA window AAGTGTAAAAGGCCCAAGTGCAACAATCAAGTCGCATCATAATGTCGGTGGATTACCCGAAAAAATGAATTTGAAAGTAGTCGAACCATTGAATACACTTTTTAAAGATGAAGTCCGTTCAGTAGGAAGGCAATTAAACATCGATCCATTGATTCTTAACCGACATCCATTTCCTGGTCCGGGTCTTGCAATTAGAATTCTGGGAGATATTACTCCTGAAAAAGTTGACATTGTTCAGCAGGCCGATGAAATTTTTATTACATCATTGAAAAACGAAGGTCTATATAACGATGTCTGGCAGGCAGGTGTGATTCTATTGCCTGTCCAATCTGTCGGAGTTATGGGTGATGAAAGAACTTATGAAAAAGCTGTCGTGCTAAGAGCAGTTCAGTCGATCGATGGAATGACAGCAGACTGGTGCCATCTGCCACATACATTTCTGGCAAAGGTCTCTAACGAAATCATTAATAAAGTGAAAGGAATAAACAGAGTTGTGTATGATATAAGTTCAAAACCACCGGCAACTATCGAATGGGAATAATATTTGTATCTTATCATTAAAAAAGGAAATTAAAATTACCACTTGCAATTCTTAAAAATCGAAATTGTGCTTCTAAAAAAAATTCTTTTATTGATCGGAATAGTTCTTACTCAGATTTCTTATGGGCAGACTTTGACTAAAAAAGATACTGCTGATATCAGATTTCTGAATTCCAGAAAATTCTATATCTATAAGGTTGAAAAAGGCGAGACGCTTTTTAGCATATCTCAGAAGTTTAATATACCTCAGGAAGAGATCATTCAATTCAACAAGGATATAAATCAGCAGGGGTTGAAGGCCAAAACAAAATTATGGGTTCCGGCATATTCCTGGTTGAAAAAAGATGCAAAGGCTGAAACTGAGACCGAAGAAGTTGAAGAAATTAATCCGGAGAAAAAACTTTACAAAATTGCAATTATCGCTACACTGAATTTACCGAAGATGTATATGCCTGATACTACAGCTTTGGATTCATCATATGTTGACGAGGCAATTGAAAGAGATATTGTCAATAGTTTGTCTTTTATAGAAGGTGCTATCAGAAGCGCAGAAATTCTGAAATCGGATGGGTTCAAATCCCAGATCGTTATTATCGATTCAGAACAAGACTCAACAAAACTCAATTCCAAACTTAAAACACATTCACCTGATCTTATTATTACGAATGAAAACGGAAGCATACTTAAATACCTGACTCACTTTTCCGATCATAAGAACATCCGGCTATTGTCCTGCGGTATTAATACTACGGAACTCATAAAGGAATCTAAAAATTCAGTAGCACTTTTTCCATCTTCTTTGAGTCAGTGTGAAGAGATGGGTTATTTTAATGCAAAATATTTTCCGGGTGCTGTTGCAATAACTATCAGAACAACTCAGGCAAAAGAAAATGAAAGAAGTATAGCATTCAAGAATGGCTGGAAAACAGGTGGTGGCGGGAAATCGCTGTATCTTGATTATTCAAAAGGTGGAGCTAAAGCGATGGCAGATAGTTTATCCAAAAATAAAAACAATGTAATATTTATTTCATCCTCTAATGAAGATATGGTTTCAACCATTCTGGGAGAATTGAAGGAGCATGTTTTGGAAAAAACAATTACAGTAGCAGGTTTACCAACATGGCAATATTTTGAAACGATCGATCAGAATCTGATGGACAAGTGCAATGTGTATATTTTCAGTTCAGGATTTATTCAGTATGGAAATTCTACTGTGGAAAATTTCAGAAAATATTATCGTGAAACGTTTAGTGGTGAACCCTCAGAATTTGCTTTTCAAGGGTATGATGCAATGCTTTTCGCTGGAAAGAATCTTATGAAATACGGGAAAAAATTTATTTCCACCGGGAAAACAATGTCTGTAGCAGGGATTTTTTCTGAATATGAAATCGAAGTTGATGCAAAGGAAAATAAAGTTATCCATGTTTATCAGCCTACAAAAGATGATCAGATTGATTACTTCAAAAAGATAACGAAGAAGTAATGCCGATCGACAAGGAAATAATTGCTGAATGGTTCAGGGGACTTCAGGACAGAATCTGTGCAGGGCTTGAAGTGGGCGATGGAAAAGGAAAATTTATAGAAGATAAATGGATCCGTGAAGAAGGCGGTG harbors:
- a CDS encoding LysM peptidoglycan-binding domain-containing protein, with protein sequence MLLKKILLLIGIVLTQISYGQTLTKKDTADIRFLNSRKFYIYKVEKGETLFSISQKFNIPQEEIIQFNKDINQQGLKAKTKLWVPAYSWLKKDAKAETETEEVEEINPEKKLYKIAIIATLNLPKMYMPDTTALDSSYVDEAIERDIVNSLSFIEGAIRSAEILKSDGFKSQIVIIDSEQDSTKLNSKLKTHSPDLIITNENGSILKYLTHFSDHKNIRLLSCGINTTELIKESKNSVALFPSSLSQCEEMGYFNAKYFPGAVAITIRTTQAKENERSIAFKNGWKTGGGGKSLYLDYSKGGAKAMADSLSKNKNNVIFISSSNEDMVSTILGELKEHVLEKTITVAGLPTWQYFETIDQNLMDKCNVYIFSSGFIQYGNSTVENFRKYYRETFSGEPSEFAFQGYDAMLFAGKNLMKYGKKFISTGKTMSVAGIFSEYEIEVDAKENKVIHVYQPTKDDQIDYFKKITKK